From a single Thermodesulforhabdus norvegica genomic region:
- a CDS encoding L,D-transpeptidase family protein — MPFRLGFVVRVLIIGLLSHSLAGCSFLVDDSSKKASNRQQVSGKSTIRIRDRVVKVDYLRPLGAIKDPRIVIVKSKRRLYLYDGDVLVREYPVALGKNPQGHKTKEGDGKTPEGRYLICKKNGNSKFYKSLGINYPLPSDAEKAFIEGRISEEQYKAIVMAHNLGLPPPWDTPLGGAIFIHGGGAHEDWTDGCVALYNSDMDEVFAVSKIGTPVFIYP, encoded by the coding sequence TGTTGAGTCACTCACTTGCCGGTTGTAGCTTCCTGGTCGATGACTCTTCCAAGAAGGCCTCAAATCGACAGCAGGTATCTGGCAAGAGCACGATAAGGATTAGAGATCGGGTCGTTAAAGTTGATTATCTGCGTCCGTTAGGGGCCATAAAAGATCCGAGGATAGTTATAGTAAAATCTAAAAGGCGCCTTTATCTTTATGATGGCGATGTTCTGGTGCGAGAATACCCTGTTGCACTTGGTAAGAATCCGCAGGGGCATAAAACGAAGGAAGGAGATGGAAAAACTCCCGAGGGACGTTACCTGATTTGCAAGAAAAACGGGAACAGTAAATTCTATAAATCCCTGGGCATAAACTATCCGCTGCCTTCAGACGCTGAAAAGGCTTTTATTGAAGGGAGGATCAGCGAAGAGCAGTACAAAGCCATTGTGATGGCTCACAACCTTGGTCTTCCTCCTCCATGGGATACGCCTCTGGGTGGCGCTATCTTCATACACGGGGGTGGCGCCCACGAAGACTGGACCGATGGGTGTGTGGCTCTTTACAATAGCGATATGGATGAAGTATTTGCCGTATCGAAAATCGGGACTCCTGTTTTTATTTATCCTTAA